Sequence from the Nocardiopsis sp. YSL2 genome:
TTCAGCGAGACCAGCTCCGTGCGCGCACCCTCGCCCTCCAGCGCCTTCCTCGGCTCGACGAGCTCGACCTGTTCCACACCGTCCGCCGCCAGGATCGCGACCCGGCGGCCGGTGAGCGTGCCAGCCATGGCTCCCCCTCGTCATCGCTTCACAGGCACCACTGATGCACCGGTGCCACATCCGCGCCCCTACCGCTCCCGACCAGTGCCCAGGAGTGGGCCTTGGATCCACGTCCCGTCTCCGGGCGCGCCCCGGACGGTGGTGGACGCGCTGGTGGCCCGCGTTCTCATGTTCCCTGCCCGGTGACGCGCACCGTATGCGCGCTCCACGACGGGGCGGCGGGGTCCCCCACGCCCCGGATCGCCGTGGCCGGCCCGGACGGACTCACACCCCTCACTCCGGCGGATACGGAGCGGTGCCGCCCCCACCGGACCGAGCGCCCCAAGGCGCGCCTGCTGTCGCTGTGAGGCCGACCCCGCGGCGAGGAGCACCGCACCGCCCTGGCAGGCTGGATCCCCGCCACACACCGCACCCCCGCGCCCGTCCCCGGCCCCTCAGGAGCACCGCCCATGCAGGCGTTCGTCACCGCGGTCAGCGCCGGCCCCCACCACACCTTCAGCAAACCCGCCCAGCCCAGCATCCGCCTGCTCACCGGCCTGGGCGTCGAGGGTGACGCGCACATGGGCACCACGGTCAAGCACCGCTCCCGCGTCGCCCAGGACCCCACCCGGCCCAACCTGCGCCAGGTCCACCTCATCCACGTCGAACTCTTCGACGACCTCGCCCAGGCCGGATACGACCTCGCCCCGGGACAGCTCGGCGAGAACATCACCACGCACGGACTCGACCTGCTGGGCCTGTCCACCGGCACCCTGCTCAGTGCGGGCGAGTCCGTCATCGAGGTGACCGGGCTGCGCAACCCCTGCACCCAGATCGACGCCTTCGCCCCCGGCCTGCTCAAGCACCTCGCCTACCGCGACGAGCAGGGCACCGTGGTACGGCGCAGCGGTGTGATGGGCATCGTCCGCGCCGGCGGCACCGTCGAACCCGGCATGGCCGTGCGCGTGCGGCAACCGCCCGGACCGCACGTCCCCCTGGCCCGCGTGTGAGCCCACGCCCGCCCACGGACCCGGTGCTAGCGTTGGCCCATGACAGACGACGGACCTCGCACGGCTCCCGCGGCCAAGAGCATCCTCGTCACGGGCGGAACAGGGACACTGGGCCGTCCCGTGGTCGAACGGCTGCGCGCGGCCGGACACCGCGTCCGCACCCTCAGCCGCCACCCCGACCCGGACGACCCCCGCGCCCACGCCGTCGACCTGCGCCGGGGCACCGGGCTCACCGAGGCCCTGGACGGCGCCGAAGCGGTGGTGCACTGCGCCTCCTCGCCCAGGGGCGGTGACATCCAGGCGGCGGCCCACCTGATCCGGGCCGCCCGCCGCGCGGGCGTCGACCACCTGGTCTACATCTCGATCGTGGGCGTGGACCGGGTACCGCTGGGCTACTACCGGACCAAGCACACCGTGGAGCAGGCCCTGGCAGCCGGCGCTCTGGGCTGGACGGTCCTGCGCACCACCCAGTTCCACGACCTGGTGTACGGGATCTGCTCCCGGATGGCCCGCCTGCCCGTCCTACCCTGCCCCGACATCCCCCTCCAGCCCATCGACACCGGCGAAGTCGCCGCGCGCCTGGCCCAGATCGCCCAGGGCCCTCCGGCCGGACGGGTCCCCGACATGGGCGGACCGCGGGTGGAGACCCTGCCGGACCTGGCCCGCGCCTACCTCGACGCCCAGGGGCTGGCACGGCGCGTGCGCCCGGTACGGCCGCCGGGCCGGGTCATGGCGGCCTGCCGCCAAGGCGCTCTCCTGGCCCCCGACCGCACGGTCGGCAGCACCACCTTCGCCGAGTTCCTGGCGCGCTGAACCCGAACCGCCCCGGCCCGGCGGCCGCGGCGGCCCGCCCAGCCAACCCTGCTCCTTCTCCCCGCTACAGCCAAGGGGACACCCCCGGGCCTGCCGACCGAGACCACACCCACCGAAGCGACCTGGATCCCCTACCACGAATACGAGATCCACGACCTGGACGCCCCCTCGACCTCACCGCACCGGACCCGGACGAGATCGGCCCCTGGCAGGACGCCGGACGCCCCTGACCTCGCTGGCCCCGCCCACCCCCGCCATGGCACCCTGAAGAGATGGATCAGGTGACCCTGACACTGCGCTTCGCACCCGAACTCCGCTTCTTCCTGCTGCCCCGCAACCGCGGCAGCCAGGTCCGCGTCCAGCACGACGCCACCAGCACCCTCGGCCACGTCATCGAGTCCCTGGGCCTGCCCCGCACCGAGATCGGACGCCTGCGCGCCGACGGCACCGAGGTCACCACCGCCCACCGCCCCACCGACGGCCAGACCATCGAGATCGACGCACCCGCCCGCCCCCAGCACACACCCTTCGACCACACCCGGTTCCTCCTCGACGTCCACCTGGGCACCCTCGCCCGCCGCCTGCGACTGCTGGGCGTGGACACCGCCTACGACAACGACCGCGACGACGACGCCCTGGTCACCCTGGCCAACGAGGAACAACGCGTCCTGCTCACCCGCGACCGCGAACTGCTGTGCCGACGCGGCCTAACCGCGGGCGCCCACGTCCACCACACCGAACCCGAACTCCAACTCGACGAGGTCCTGCGCCGCTTCGACCCGCCCCTGGCCCCCTTCACCCGCTGCCTGGCCTGCAACGGCCTGGTCGAACCGGCCACCAAGC
This genomic interval carries:
- a CDS encoding MOSC domain-containing protein, yielding MQAFVTAVSAGPHHTFSKPAQPSIRLLTGLGVEGDAHMGTTVKHRSRVAQDPTRPNLRQVHLIHVELFDDLAQAGYDLAPGQLGENITTHGLDLLGLSTGTLLSAGESVIEVTGLRNPCTQIDAFAPGLLKHLAYRDEQGTVVRRSGVMGIVRAGGTVEPGMAVRVRQPPGPHVPLARV
- a CDS encoding SDR family oxidoreductase is translated as MTDDGPRTAPAAKSILVTGGTGTLGRPVVERLRAAGHRVRTLSRHPDPDDPRAHAVDLRRGTGLTEALDGAEAVVHCASSPRGGDIQAAAHLIRAARRAGVDHLVYISIVGVDRVPLGYYRTKHTVEQALAAGALGWTVLRTTQFHDLVYGICSRMARLPVLPCPDIPLQPIDTGEVAARLAQIAQGPPAGRVPDMGGPRVETLPDLARAYLDAQGLARRVRPVRPPGRVMAACRQGALLAPDRTVGSTTFAEFLAR
- a CDS encoding Mut7-C RNAse domain-containing protein, whose amino-acid sequence is MDQVTLTLRFAPELRFFLLPRNRGSQVRVQHDATSTLGHVIESLGLPRTEIGRLRADGTEVTTAHRPTDGQTIEIDAPARPQHTPFDHTRFLLDVHLGTLARRLRLLGVDTAYDNDRDDDALVTLANEEQRVLLTRDRELLCRRGLTAGAHVHHTEPELQLDEVLRRFDPPLAPFTRCLACNGLVEPATKQQVQGELAAGTRATYDTFTRCRSCGRVYWPGAHHHRLTQIVDRARARAHTA